A region of the Sphingobium yanoikuyae genome:
CGCGACAAGGGCATGACCGAGGAGGCCATCGCCGCTGCCTTCTTCGTCAACGTCACCGTGGTGAAGCAGCGCCTGCGCCTCACCTCCGTCTCGCCGACCCTGCTCGAAATCTATGCCGATGACGGCATGACGCTCGAACAGCTCATGGCCTTCACTGTCAGCCCCGACCATGCCCGTCAGGAGCAGGTCTGGGATGCGATCAAGGATAGCTGGCAGAAGGAGCCCTATCAGATCCGGCGGATGCTGACCGAGACCGCGGTACGCGCCTCGGACAAACGGGCCATTTTCGTCGGTGTCGATACCTACGAGGCCTCAGGCGGCATCGTGCTGCGCGATCTCTTCCAGTCCGACGACGGCGGTTGGCTGCAAGACCCCGTCCTGCTCGACCGTATGGTGGCGGAGAAGCTGAAAGCCACCGCCGATCAGATCGCCGAAGAAGGCTGGAAGTGGATCGAGGTCGCGGTGAGCTTCCCCTATGGCCACGACCACGGCTTGCGTGAGCTTTCCGGCACCACGGTCGATCTGACCAACGAGGAGCGTGCGACCCGCGAAGCGCTGCGCGAGGAATATGACCGGATCGAAGCGGAATATTCCGAGGCCGACGAGCTGCCCGACGCGATCGATCAACGTCTCGGCGAGATCGAGCGGACCCTGGAGGCCTTCGAGAACCGTTCGGTCAGCTACGATCAAGCCGACATCGCAATCGCCGGCGCCTTCGTCAGCCTCGACGCCGACGGCTCGCTGTCGATCGACCGCGGTTATGTCCGCGCCGAGGATGAGCCCCAGGCCGAGCCCGATGGCGAGGCTTCCGACGGCGACCAGCCCGATACGCCGGCCGTCCAACGCGCGGTCATCACCATCGGCGGCAAGCCCGTCGAGCCCGAGGATGATGAGGAAGACGGCATCAAGCCGTTGCCCGAGCGTCTCGTGATCGAGCTGACCGCCCATCGCACCCTGGCGCTGCGCAACGCGCTGGCGGAACATCCGCACGTCGCCATGACCATGTTGCTGCACAAGCTTCTGAGCGACATCTTCATCCACACCAACCCGTCCGGTTGCCTCGAGGCCAATGTCCGCCACATCTTCTTCTCGGCCCAGTCCGAGGAATTGAAGGACAGCCCATCGGCGCAGGCGGTCAACGATCGCCACGAACGCTGGGGGGATCACATCCCCGCTGACGATCAGGCGCTCTGGGCCTGGCTGACCGATCTCGATGACGGCACGCGCATGGAGCTTCTGGCGCTTTGCGTCAGCTACGGCGTCAATGCGCTGTTCGAGCGTCCGAACCCCTATTCCGGCTCGGGCGTCAGCCAGCATGGCCTCGACGTGCGTCTGGCGCAGGCCGACCGGCTCGCACGGGCTACGGGCATGAACATGGTGACTGCAGGCTGGAAGCCCACGGTCAGCAACTATCTCGGCCGCGTGACCAAGCCCCGCATTCTCGAGGCCGTCCGCGAAGGCGCCGGCGAGCGGGCCGCGCAGCTCATCGACCACATGAAGAAGGGCGACATGGCCAAGGAAGCCGAACGCCTTCTGACCGACAGCGGCTGGCTGCCCGAACCGCTGCGCCTGGCGTCCATCGATGGCGATCAGGCCGATACCGGCGAAGACACCGCCTTGCCGGACTTCCTCACCGAGGACGGCGAGGACGAAGACACCGATGAGGATGAAGTCCAGCACGCCGTCGCCGCCGAATAGCGCGGATCGCGCGGGGCGGCGCCGTTCGTCCCGCGCATCTCACCCCGATCTTCCACACCGCCCGGTCCCACGGCTGGCAGCCTGAACGGCTGTGCCGCGCGGGCCGGGCATTCTCGTTTCAGGAGCCTGTCATGGCCGACTATTTCACCCATTTCTCGTGCCTGCTCGATGTCGGCACGCCCGAGAACGCCGCCCGCGCGCTCGACCTTTACAACCGCCTCTCCGAGGCTGGCGCATCGGAGGAACCGCCTTCCGAGGGCTTCCTCCTGTCGATCCAGCCCGAGCATGGCGGCACGCAGCTCTGGATGCGCGACGACGTCACTGGCGATCCCGAGCGCCTTATCCAGTTTGTGAAGCGCTGCGCCGCAGAATTCCGCCTGAGCGGCCGCTGGGGTTTCCAATATGCCAACACCTGCTCGAAGCCCCGGCTCGACGGCTTCGGGGGCGGCGCGCATGTTCTCGATCTCGCCAGCGGGGAGACCGTGGACTGGATCTACACCGATGGCTGGCTCGACCAGACCCTCTCCGACGAGGGAGGCCCGCTATGAGCATCCCGTCCTATGCCCAGAGCAATTTTCAGACGCTGCTGCGCGCTGCCGGTGACGGCAACCTTGCGCTCATGGAATGCCTCGATGCCGTGACCGGCGCCCCGCGTTACGTCATCTACGCGGTGGGACGAGACGATGGTGATTTCGTCTTCACGCCCTTCGGCCACCTCGCCGACGGCAATCCCTATGACGCCTACCTGCCGCCCGACCCCGGCGATCCTGGCGGCTTCATCCATCCGGGCATGCCCGGAGAAGCGTCATGATGGACATCGATGCCATCTTCGCCGCCGATTCCGAGCGTCCGCCCGCCGAGCGGTCTCTCCCTTGGCTGGAAACCAGAGACGGGATCACCGTCGTCGTGGAGCCCAAGCCCCATTGGGCCAGCGACATGCGGGCCTTCCGGGCCGGGGCTTGCGAATATTGCGCCTATACCGATTGGACCGCGAACGGCGCGCGCGCCCGGTTCTTCGGGCACATCGACACCAGCGGCGATGACCTGATCCGCAAGGCGCGCAGGCTCGTCGCCCGCGAGATCACCGACGGACACTGGGCCTGACCTCTCAAAGCGCCTCTGCCGTTCGGTCGAGGTGCTTTTTTCATGTCGGCAGCGACGTGTTCGAGAGTGAGAGGGCCGCCGGGACGGGTTTGAGTCCGCGCGGTCGAGAGAGAGCGCCGTCCGGGCTTCCCGTTCCCGCTCTCCCGAGGTTCCGATCCATGAACATCATGTCCCCCGTGGCCGGTCCGGCTGCGCCCGTTGCCCGCGCGTCCGCCATCATCGCCGTCGCCCATCAGCTTCTCACCCTGCTCGAACGCGGCCAGCGGATCGACAACGCCAATCTCCGCATCGCCATGGAAACGGCTTTCGAGGCCTCCGACACGAGTGGCGCTTGGGACTGGAAGACGGCCTACGAAGCCTGTGAAGGCGCGACCGTCCTGTTCCTGCGCAAATACGGACGTGCGCTTTTCCGTAAAGCCGGCACTCCGACTGCACGGCTTTCCGCGCTGTCGAAAATCACCGGCCTTCTGCCGACGCACACCCTTCGCTCCGAGGAAGCCCAGGCGCTTCAGCAATTCTCGACGCCGGTCCCGCTCGGCCTCGCCGCGATCGCGGCCGCCGCGATCACACCGCACGACATTGTGCTGGAGCCGTCGGCAGGCACGGGTCTTCTCGCCATCCTCGCCGAGATCAGCGGCGGCTCGCTGCTCCTCAACGAACTGGCGGAAACCCGCGCCGATCTGCTTGGCCAGCTCTTTCCAGCCCTTGTCGCTACGCGGTTCGACGCCGCCCAGATCGACGACCACCTTCCAGCGTGCGCCGTCCCTTCCGTCATCGTGATGAACCCGCCCTTCTCGGTGATGGCGAACGTCTCCGGTCGGGTCGCCGACGCCGCTGCGCGTCATGTTGCTTCGGCCCTGGCGCGGCTTGCCGATGGCGGGCGTCTGGTGACGATCACCGGCGCAAACTTCGGCCCCGAGCAACCGGCCTGGCGCGACACCTTCGCCCGGCTTCAGGAGCGTAGCCGCGTCGTCTTCACCGCGGCGATCCACGGCTCAGTCTATGCCAAGCATGGCACGAGCATCGAAACGCGGCTCACCGTCATCGACAAGCTGCCGGCCGAAGACACGGCCACGTTCCCTGGGTCCGCCGGCGTTGCGCCCGACGTCGCTACGCTGCTCGCATGGATCGAAGCGCAGATTCCACCGCGCCTGCCGGTCACACTGCCCGACATCGCGCCGCCCGTGTCGGGCTCGGCGCCCCGCACCGTGCGGGGTTATCTCGCACGCACCGCCACTGAGCGTCCGGCCACATGCTCGACCATGGACCCGCAGGGCGTTGAACTCGCCTACGACACGATGGACTGGACGCCGCCGGAAGGCACCCACCTCACGGACGCGATCTATGAAGAATACGGATTGCAGTCGATCCGTATTGCCAGTTCTCAGGCGCACCCCACCAAGCTCGTGCAGTCGGCGGCCATGGCGAGCGTTGCACCGCCCAAGCCCGCCTATCGGCCGATGCTGCCCGCGAACATCACCGATCTCCTGTCGGACGCCCAGCTCGAAACCGTCATCTATGCCGGCGAAGCCCATTCGGACTTCCTCGCCGGCTCCTGGATCGTCGATGCGACCTGCGATCTCGTACAGGCGGCCAAGCCCGATGCCGAAAACGCCGTGCGCTTCCGGCGCGGCTTCATGCTCGGCGACGGCACCGGGGCCGGCAAAGGCCGTCAATCTGCCGGCATCATCCTCGACAACTGGCTGCGCGGTCGCCGCAAGGCGGTCTGGATCTCCAAATCCGACAAGCTGATCGAGGACGCGCAGCGCGATTGGTCCGCGCTCGGCATGGAGCGTCTGCTGGTCACGCCGCTGTCGCGCTTCCCGCAAGGGCGGCCGATCACGCTGTCGGAAGGCGTCCTGTTTGCAACCTATGCCACGCTACGGTCCGACGACCGTGGTGAGAAGGTTTCCCGTGTCCGGCAGATCGTCGAATGGTTGGGCTCCGATTTTGATGGAGTGATCATTTTCGACGAAAGCCACGCCATGGCCAATGCCGCAGGCGGCAAGGGAGAACGCGGCGACGTTGCCGCCTCACAGCAGGGACGCGCGGGACTTCGGCTTCAGCACGCCCTGGCCAACGCGCGCGTCGTCTATGTGTCGGCTACCGGCGCGACCACCGTCCACAATCTCGCCTATGCCCAGCGGCTCGGCTTGTGGGGCGGTGAGGATTTCCCCTTCACCACCCGCGCCGAATTTGTCGAGGCGATCGAGGACGGCGGTGTCGCGGCCATGGAAGTGCTCGCCCGCGACCTGCGTGCGCTGGGCCTCTATACCGCCCGATCGCTCTCCTACGATGGCGTCGAATATGAGCTGATCGAGCACGCCCTGACCGACGAGCAGCGGCGTATCTACGATGCCTACGCCAGCGCCTTCGCTGTCTTATGCGCAGCTGCGCATAAGATCGCTTATCACGAGGTCGCGATAATGTGAAGGAACGCGGCAGCGACGTGGATTCTCCTAATGCGGGGCGATGTTGCTGCGCATTATTTTGATTGCGAACCTCGGCGGTCTCTGGACCAGCTGAGGATAAAAGCATGTTGAAATTGCACGACGAGTTGATCGCCGAACTCTCGAATTTGCTCACGACGCAGAATTATAACCCGGTGGTCGTAGCGAACCATCGCCTGTACGCCCGCGCGTTTCTCGATTATCTGGCCGAGTGCGGCGTGCAGGTGGAAACTGTGACGCTGGCGCAGGTCGATCAGTATCTTGCCTATGCAGTTCAGGATTTCGAAGCCCAGTACGGGCGGCCTCCCTGTGCGCGCTGGCAGATGTTGCCCCGCACATCGATCAACAAACTGCTCCGGCTTGCCCAAGGCAAATGGCCGCCCGAGCCAGAGATGACCGAACCGGAAACCGCGTATCGGCAGGCGATCTGCTGCGAATACGAGGCATGGCTGCGCGACGAGCGCGGTCTGGCGAGCGCTTCCATCTCGGCGCTTCTGTGGGAGGCACGGAACTTCCTGCGATGGCAGTTCGAACGGGGCGGGGCCGCCAGCCTCGACACCTTGAGCATCGGGGAGGTCGATCTCTACATGGACATGCGCGCCCCTGGATTACGGCGCAAATCATTGGCCGATGTCGCTGAGCGGCTCCGGTCGGTGGTGCGGTATCTGCATCGGACGAGGCGCATCCCGATGGATCTCACGCCGCACATCATCGGCCCCATGCTCTACGCCTATGAAGACGTGCCCTCGACGCTGGACAGGCGCCAAATCGCCGCGGTGCTGGCGGCGACGAAGAAGGATGGATCGCCGCGGGGACTGCGCGATTTTGCGGTACTTCAACTGCTTGCCACATATGGGTTGCGCGAAGGTGAGATCTGTCGCCTTCGGCTTGAAGACGTGAACTGGCGCGGAGAAGCCCTGCGTATCCGTCACACCAAGACCAATGCGTACTCCTACTTGCCGCTATTGGCGCCCGTTGGTGAGGCGCTCCTCGACTATCTGCGTAATGGGCGCCCCCAGGTTGAGGGGCGGGAAATCTTCATCCGGTCCTGCGCGCCCTATATCGCAATGACAAACCTGTATGGCATGATCCGCGGGCGGTTGTCAGCCGCTGGCGTCGAGCCGCCGGGAAAGCGAGGAGCGCATGTCTTTCGCCACGCGCGGGCGGTCGAAATGCTGCGGGCGTCGGTCCCGCAAAAGATCATCGGCGACGTGCTCGGACATCGATCCACCGAATCCACCAACGCCTATCTCAAGCTGGCGACAGATGATCTCCGAGCCGTGGCGCTCGACGTGCCCGGATCGGAGGTGCTGCCATGAGCGCCTGGCACGATCCCGATCGCACGGTCATCGACGCCTTCCTGGAAAAATCGCAGTTCCGGCAGGGAAGCAGGCCGACTTATCGCTGGTTCCTTCGCAGCTTCGAGAATGTAGCCCAGCGTCATCCGGCGGTCGACCGGCAGATGCTCGAAGTCTGGCTGAAGGAAATGGAAAAACGTTGGCGAATGCCGACGCTGCTCAACCAGGTCTGCATTGTCGATCGCTTCCTCGACCACCTCGTCGAAATCGGGCTGATCGCAGATAATCCCGTTGCCGTGCTTCGCCGTCAATACAACGTCAAACAAAGCAAGCCGATCTGGCGAGCGCTGGCTTCCGCAAATCCCGACGGAGCCCTGGCCGCATTGCGACGCCCCGCGCCCTTCGGCAGCTCGCTGGGGGACTTCATGCGTGAGCATGTCGCGTTGATGCGGAGCCGGGGGTATCAGTATGAGACTCAGGCTCACTGGTTATTGCGGTTCGATCGGTTCCTCCAGGCGACCCCGGAACTGACAGGGGCATCGCTTGAGACGATGCTGGCGCGCTGGGCAACTGCCAAGCTGACCCGCAATCACGCGGCTGAATGCCAGAAGCTCGGGCGCCTCCTGACTAAGGCGCGGTATCGCCTTGATCCCAGCATCCCACCGAAACGCTTCAACGCCCGTCCCGAGCGGGAAGTGGCACGAGAGCATCGACGACCGCACATCTTCAGCCCGGCCGACGTTCGGCAGATGCTCGACGTTGCCCGCTCCTATCCGTCGCCGGACGCGCCGCTGCGGCCGATGGTTCTCTACACCATGGTGGTTCTGGCCTATTGTGCCGGACTGCGCCGTAGTGAACTCGCCGGGCTCGATCTGGGTGACGTCGATCTTCAATCAGACACGATCACAGTGCGGGAAACGAAGTTCTACAAGACCAGGATATTGCCGCTAACCGGCAGCGTCATGGCCGAATTACGGGCCTATATCGATGCAAGGCGGCGCGCTGGCGCCCCACAGGATCCTCGGTCCGGGCTCTTCTGGCACGAGCACTTCAATGATCGCTATACCCCGGTGACGGTCTCAACGATGATCACCAACGTCATGCGCCGTGCCGGGTTCAAGGCCCCGACCGGGCGGACAGGGCCGCGTGTTCATGACCTGCGCCACTCGATGGTCGTGAACCGGATCCTTCAATGGTATCGATCCGGCGTCAATCCGCAGGACAAACTGCGCTTCCTCTCCACCTACATGGGCCACCGGGACATCAACTCCACGCTGGTCTACATCACCGTCACGCAGGACCTGCTGCAGGAAGCAAGCGAGCGGTTCCGGACCGTCGGCGCCCGATGCCTCACGATGGAGGCGCGGTCATGACGAAGGGCAATCTCTTCCCCGCATTGTTGCGGGCGTTCTTTCAGGAATGGTTGGCTGAGCAACGCAGTGCATCTGTCCATACGATCCGGTCTTACCGCGACACCTGGCGGTTGTTGCTTCGGTTCATCGCGGAGCGAAAGGGCGGCGGGGTCGCGCGGATCATGCTGGCCGACGTCTCGGTCGGAGAGGTTCGCGCGTTCCTCCACCACACCGAGCATGGGCGCAGGGGCACGATCGGTACACGCAACTGCCGGCTCGCCGCGATCCGCAGCTTCTTCAGCTTCGTGGCTGACAAGGATCCCGAATACATCGCGCAATGCGCCGAGGTCCTGACCGTCCCGCTCAAGCGGGAGCCTACCGTTGCACCCTGCTATCTCGAGCCGGAGGAGGTCGAAGCGATCCTTGCTCAGCCCGACCGGTCGACAATCGAGGGAATGCGCGACCACGTGCTACTCTCGTTCCTATATAACAGCGGCGCGCGCATCCAGGAGGCCCTCGACCTCTGTCCCGAGGCGATCCGGTTCGACGCACCGAACTTCGTGCGTCTTTACGGCAAGGGTCGCAAGGAACGTATCTGTCCACTCTGGCCGGAAACCGTGACGTTGCTCAGGAAGTTGTTGGAACGTCACCCGCGCGCGCCAGATCAGCGGATCTTCGTCAATCGATATGGTGAGCCGCTGGGCGCCTCGGGAGTGCGGTTCAAACTCGCCTCCTATGTAGGAAAGGCGTCAGAAACCGTGCCGTCGCTTCGGTCCAAAAATGTGACGCCGCACAGCTTCCGGCACGCGACTGCCGTTCACCTTGTCGCTGCCGGGGTCGACATCACCGTCATCCGCAGTTGGCTGGGACACGTCAGCCTCGATACGACCAACCACTACGCACAGGCCAATCTGGAGACCAAACGAAAGGCGCTCGAGCAGGTAGGGGCGCCGGCGGCGAGCAACGTGCCACCTTCGTGGAAACGAGAAGCCAGCCTGATGGAGTGGCTCGATGCCTTGTGAAATAATGTGAAGGACGTGGCGAAATGCTCAGCAGCTTTGCGGGCCTTCGCCACGTTCCTGCGCATTATCGCGACCTCGCGATAAGCCGTCATCCACAATCATCTCGACGCCGCGATGCAGGCGGCCAACATCACCGGCAGCCCAGATAGCGAGGGAGCCACACTGAACCGCCAGGCCAAGTCCGCCGCCCGCTCGGCCTTCGAGTCCGCCAAGCAGCGTTTCTTCGGCCATCTGCTCACGTCGATGAAAACGCCCACGCTGATCCGGTCCATCGAACGTGACCTGAATGACGGCCACGCCGCTGTCGTCCAGATCGTCTCGACCGGCGAAGCGCTGATGGAGCGCCGGCTGGCGGAAGTCCCAACCGAGGAATGGAACGATATTCGCGTCGACATCACGCCGCGCGAATATGTTCTGGACTATCTGGCCCATTCCTTTCCGGTCCAGCTCTACGAGCCGTTCACGGATGGCGAGGGCAATCTGTCCTCGCGCCCGGTCTATCGCGATGGCCACCCTGTCGAGAGCCGCGAAGCTGTCGCACGCCGTGACGAGTTGATCGAACGCCTTGCGTCTTTACCTCCCGTTCCGGGGGCGCTCGATCAGATTGTGCAGCGCTTCGGCACAGATATGGTCTCCGAGGTGACGGGGCGCTCCCGGCGCATCGTCCGCAACGGCGAGCGCTTCGCTGTCGAAAACCGCGCTCCATCCGCCAACCTTGCCGAGACGGCTGCGTTCATGGACGACCTGAAGCGCATTCTCGTGTTCAGCGACGCCGGCGGCACCGGCCGCAGCTATCACGCCGAACTGTCAGCGAAGAACCAGCGTCTGCGCGTGCATTATCTGCTCGAACCCGGGTGGAAGGCGGACGCCGCCATCCAGGGTCTGGGTCGCACCAACCGCACCAACCAGGCGCAGCCGCCGCTGTTCCGCCCGATCGCCACGAACGTCAAAGCCGAGAAACGCTTCCTGTCCACGATCGCACGCCGGCTCGATACGCTGGGCGCGATCACGCGCGGTCAGCGCCAGACCGGCGGCCAGGGCCTGTTCCGGCCCGAGGACAATCTGGAATCCAGCTACGCCCGCGATGCGCTGCGGCAGCTCTATCTCCTGATCGTACGCGGCAAGGTCGAGGGCTGCTCGCTGGGTCGCTTCGAGTCCGCAACCGGCCTGAAATTGACCGATGACAACGGCATCAAGGACGAGTTGCCGCCGATCACCACGTTCCTCAACCGCCTGCTGGCGCTGACCATCGAGCTTCAGGGCATCCTCTTCACCGCCTTCGAGCAATTGCTCGACGCCAAGGTGGCCGGAGCCATCGCCAGCGGCGTTTATGATGTCGGGCTGGAAACACTGACGGCGGAGAGTTTCGTCGTCGCTGAGCGCACGACCATCTACACCCATCCGGCAACGGGCGCGCAGACGCGGCTGCTCACCATCACCGAGCGCCGCCGAAATCAGCCAACCACACTCGATACCGCGCTCGACTGGCTCGACGATCCGCATGCCCGGCTGCTCATCAACGCGCGTTCAGGACGCGCTGCTGTCCAGGTGCCAGCGCCGTCCATCATGCTCGACGACGGCGAGATCGAACGTCGCGTCCGCCTGATCCGGCCGATGGAACAGCACCACGCAAGCCTCGCCATGATGGAAGACAGCCATTGGGAGGAAGCCGCTCGCGACAGCTTTGCAGCGGTCTGGCAACGTGAAGTCGCCGAAGTGCCGGCCTATACCGATGGCGCCATCCACATGGTCAGCGGTTTGCTTTTGCCGGTGTGGAAGCGCCTGCCGAACGAGTCGACGCGCGTCTATCGGCTCCAGACCGACGATGGCGAACGCATCATCGGGCGGCGGGTTTCGCCCGCCTGGGCCATGAATGCCGCCGCGACGGGAACGGCCAACCTCAGCAGCGATGATGCCTACGCCGCTCTGGTGGATGGTCGCACCATCCTCGACCTGGCCAGCGGGCTCCACCTTCGCCGCGCGCGCGTCATGGGCGCGAACCGGATCGAACTGTCCGGCTTCACCGACACCATGCGGGATCGCCTGCGCGCCTATGGCCTCTTCAGCGAGATCATCTCGTGGAAGCTGCGCTTCTTCGTTCCGGTCGATGCCTCTGGTCCCGCCATCATCGGCAAGCTGCTCGCCACCTATCCGGTCGAGCGGATTAGCGAGCGTGAGGCAGCGTGATGGCTCGGCAGGACGCTTCTGAACTGGCACACAGTCTCGGCCGACAGGCCGAGGCGGTCTGCCGCCACTATCTCTCCAACGGCCACCGGCAGGGCAATTACTGGCAGGTTGGCGATGCTCGTAATGCCGCAGGCCGCTCCATGTTCGTGCGCCTGCGCGATACACCGAAGGGACCAGCGGGCAAATGGACGGACGCCGCCACCGGCGAACATGGCGACCTTCTCGACATCATCCGGGAATCGCTCGGCCTCATCGACTTCGCAGACGTTGCTCAAGAGGCGCGCACCTTCCTCAGCCTGCCGCACCCCGAACCGGAGCCGGCATCACGCCGCGGACTGGCACCGGCGCCATCGGGGTCGCCCGAGGCCGCACGTCGCCTCATCGCCATGACGCAGCCGATTACCGGGACCATTGTGCAGACCTATCTGCGCGGACGCGGCATTACGCTTTTGCATGGAACCGGAAACCTGCGGTTCCACCCCCGCTGTTACTACAAGCCCGACGATGGCCCGACCGAGACCTGGCCCGCCATGATCGCCACCGTCACCGACCTCGCTGGCAAGATCACCGGCGCGCACCGCACCTGGCTTGCGCCTGACGGCTCCGACAAAGCCCCCATCGGCACACCGCGCAAGGCGATGGGCGATCTCCTCGGCAATGCCGTCCGCATCGGTGCACCCGGCAGCGTAATGGCGGCAGGCGAAGGTATCGAGACCATGCTGTCGCTCCGGCAGGTCCTGCCCGATATGGCGATGGCGCCGGCGCTCTCGGCAGCACATCTGGCCGCCATCCTGTTCCCGGCGACTTTGCGGCGGCTCTATATCGTCCGAGACGACGATCCGGCCGGTGACGGCGCGCGGGACATACTGATCGAACGGGCGAACGCCGAGGGAATCGAGGCCATTCCATTGTCGCCAGCATTCGGGGACTTCAACGAGGATCTGCGGCGGCTCGGTATCAATGCGCTTCGGGCAGGCGTTCGAGTGCAGCTCGCTCCGGAGGACGTCGCACGCTTCATGGCCCTGGCCGCTTAGCCGGAAGGGGCTGACAGGTGGCGCGCAGCCGCCATGCCCGCAACGATGCGCCAGTGACGGCAAGAGGAACGCGCCTCGGCCTTCGAGAGGGCGATCGGCCATCAGCCGGGCCGGATCGGCAATAGCTGCGGCCGACGATTTTCCGGCGACCCTTCG
Encoded here:
- a CDS encoding ParB/RepB/Spo0J family partition protein → MASAIQKITLSSARDIPFNKLVLSQSNVRRVKAGVSIEEMAESIARRGLIQSLHVRPVLDADGAEIGMFEVPAGGRRYRALELLVKQKRLAKTATVPCVIGDANSDILVDEVSLVENMERAPLHPLDQFRAFQAMRDKGMTEEAIAAAFFVNVTVVKQRLRLTSVSPTLLEIYADDGMTLEQLMAFTVSPDHARQEQVWDAIKDSWQKEPYQIRRMLTETAVRASDKRAIFVGVDTYEASGGIVLRDLFQSDDGGWLQDPVLLDRMVAEKLKATADQIAEEGWKWIEVAVSFPYGHDHGLRELSGTTVDLTNEERATREALREEYDRIEAEYSEADELPDAIDQRLGEIERTLEAFENRSVSYDQADIAIAGAFVSLDADGSLSIDRGYVRAEDEPQAEPDGEASDGDQPDTPAVQRAVITIGGKPVEPEDDEEDGIKPLPERLVIELTAHRTLALRNALAEHPHVAMTMLLHKLLSDIFIHTNPSGCLEANVRHIFFSAQSEELKDSPSAQAVNDRHERWGDHIPADDQALWAWLTDLDDGTRMELLALCVSYGVNALFERPNPYSGSGVSQHGLDVRLAQADRLARATGMNMVTAGWKPTVSNYLGRVTKPRILEAVREGAGERAAQLIDHMKKGDMAKEAERLLTDSGWLPEPLRLASIDGDQADTGEDTALPDFLTEDGEDEDTDEDEVQHAVAAE
- a CDS encoding site-specific integrase gives rise to the protein MLKLHDELIAELSNLLTTQNYNPVVVANHRLYARAFLDYLAECGVQVETVTLAQVDQYLAYAVQDFEAQYGRPPCARWQMLPRTSINKLLRLAQGKWPPEPEMTEPETAYRQAICCEYEAWLRDERGLASASISALLWEARNFLRWQFERGGAASLDTLSIGEVDLYMDMRAPGLRRKSLADVAERLRSVVRYLHRTRRIPMDLTPHIIGPMLYAYEDVPSTLDRRQIAAVLAATKKDGSPRGLRDFAVLQLLATYGLREGEICRLRLEDVNWRGEALRIRHTKTNAYSYLPLLAPVGEALLDYLRNGRPQVEGREIFIRSCAPYIAMTNLYGMIRGRLSAAGVEPPGKRGAHVFRHARAVEMLRASVPQKIIGDVLGHRSTESTNAYLKLATDDLRAVALDVPGSEVLP
- a CDS encoding tyrosine-type recombinase/integrase translates to MSAWHDPDRTVIDAFLEKSQFRQGSRPTYRWFLRSFENVAQRHPAVDRQMLEVWLKEMEKRWRMPTLLNQVCIVDRFLDHLVEIGLIADNPVAVLRRQYNVKQSKPIWRALASANPDGALAALRRPAPFGSSLGDFMREHVALMRSRGYQYETQAHWLLRFDRFLQATPELTGASLETMLARWATAKLTRNHAAECQKLGRLLTKARYRLDPSIPPKRFNARPEREVAREHRRPHIFSPADVRQMLDVARSYPSPDAPLRPMVLYTMVVLAYCAGLRRSELAGLDLGDVDLQSDTITVRETKFYKTRILPLTGSVMAELRAYIDARRRAGAPQDPRSGLFWHEHFNDRYTPVTVSTMITNVMRRAGFKAPTGRTGPRVHDLRHSMVVNRILQWYRSGVNPQDKLRFLSTYMGHRDINSTLVYITVTQDLLQEASERFRTVGARCLTMEARS
- a CDS encoding site-specific integrase, which translates into the protein MTKGNLFPALLRAFFQEWLAEQRSASVHTIRSYRDTWRLLLRFIAERKGGGVARIMLADVSVGEVRAFLHHTEHGRRGTIGTRNCRLAAIRSFFSFVADKDPEYIAQCAEVLTVPLKREPTVAPCYLEPEEVEAILAQPDRSTIEGMRDHVLLSFLYNSGARIQEALDLCPEAIRFDAPNFVRLYGKGRKERICPLWPETVTLLRKLLERHPRAPDQRIFVNRYGEPLGASGVRFKLASYVGKASETVPSLRSKNVTPHSFRHATAVHLVAAGVDITVIRSWLGHVSLDTTNHYAQANLETKRKALEQVGAPAASNVPPSWKREASLMEWLDAL
- a CDS encoding DUF6117 family protein, whose protein sequence is MSIPSYAQSNFQTLLRAAGDGNLALMECLDAVTGAPRYVIYAVGRDDGDFVFTPFGHLADGNPYDAYLPPDPGDPGGFIHPGMPGEAS
- a CDS encoding DUF7146 domain-containing protein, producing the protein MARQDASELAHSLGRQAEAVCRHYLSNGHRQGNYWQVGDARNAAGRSMFVRLRDTPKGPAGKWTDAATGEHGDLLDIIRESLGLIDFADVAQEARTFLSLPHPEPEPASRRGLAPAPSGSPEAARRLIAMTQPITGTIVQTYLRGRGITLLHGTGNLRFHPRCYYKPDDGPTETWPAMIATVTDLAGKITGAHRTWLAPDGSDKAPIGTPRKAMGDLLGNAVRIGAPGSVMAAGEGIETMLSLRQVLPDMAMAPALSAAHLAAILFPATLRRLYIVRDDDPAGDGARDILIERANAEGIEAIPLSPAFGDFNEDLRRLGINALRAGVRVQLAPEDVARFMALAA